A DNA window from Pseudomonas resinovorans NBRC 106553 contains the following coding sequences:
- a CDS encoding universal stress protein: MPYQHILVAVDLTDECHPVVRRAQLLAQASNAKLSLVHIVEPMAMAFGGDVPMDLSMLQQQQFEQARERLQSFAGIYSELTADQRHLAYGQPRQEIHRLAEEQGCDLIVVGSHGRHGLALLLGSTANDVLHGAPCDVLAVRLKKAE; the protein is encoded by the coding sequence ATGCCCTACCAGCACATTCTGGTCGCCGTCGACCTGACCGATGAATGCCATCCAGTGGTGCGCCGCGCACAGCTGCTGGCTCAGGCCAGCAACGCCAAGCTGTCGCTGGTGCACATAGTCGAGCCCATGGCCATGGCCTTCGGCGGTGACGTACCCATGGACCTGTCCATGCTCCAGCAACAGCAATTCGAACAGGCCCGCGAGCGGCTGCAGAGCTTCGCCGGCATCTACTCCGAACTGACCGCCGACCAACGCCACCTGGCCTACGGCCAACCGCGCCAGGAAATCCACCGACTGGCCGAAGAACAGGGCTGCGACCTGATCGTTGTCGGCAGTCACGGCCGCCACGGCCTGGCCCTGCTGCTCGGTTCGACCGCCAACGACGTACTGCATGGCGCGCCTTGCGACGTGCTGGCGGTACGCCTGAAGAAAGCCGAATAA
- a CDS encoding DUF6901 family protein has translation MAIEYRISLNDLHEFSYRIELDREYDPEGASVAPKWTRLEHQQCSNCPLSREAYSHCPAAVDLHRVIEDFQGLPAFKKVQVWVRTPEREYTKQVGLEEGLRALLGVIMATSACPVLGKLKPMAQQHLPFASNQEFILRAVSLYLARQYFNFREGRHADWELKGLVRLFQQLQLVNQAFWQRIHDTCEGDSNLKAFLTFFSMASSMTYSLETQLQKVRPLVMSAGEGFD, from the coding sequence ATGGCCATCGAATACCGCATCAGCCTGAATGACCTGCACGAGTTCAGCTATCGCATCGAGCTGGATCGTGAGTACGACCCGGAAGGCGCGTCCGTCGCGCCGAAGTGGACGCGACTGGAGCATCAGCAGTGCAGCAATTGCCCCCTCAGTCGCGAGGCCTACAGCCATTGCCCGGCGGCCGTTGACCTGCACCGGGTGATCGAGGATTTCCAGGGCTTGCCGGCCTTCAAGAAGGTGCAGGTCTGGGTGCGCACGCCTGAGCGCGAGTACACCAAGCAGGTGGGGCTGGAAGAGGGGTTGCGGGCCTTGCTGGGCGTGATCATGGCCACCAGCGCCTGTCCGGTGCTGGGCAAGCTCAAGCCCATGGCCCAGCAGCACCTGCCGTTCGCCAGCAACCAGGAGTTCATCCTGCGGGCGGTGTCGCTCTACCTGGCGCGGCAGTATTTCAACTTCCGCGAAGGGCGCCATGCGGACTGGGAATTGAAAGGGCTGGTGCGGCTGTTCCAGCAGTTGCAGCTGGTGAACCAGGCGTTCTGGCAGCGTATCCACGATACCTGCGAAGGGGACTCCAACCTCAAGGCCTTCCTGACCTTCTTCTCCATGGCATCCAGCATGACCTATTCGCTGGAAACCCAGTTGCAGAAGGTCCGGCCCCTGGTCATGAGTGCGGGCGAAGGCTTCGACTGA